The genomic interval gtttgttttcaaggATTGCGAAACAATTACGATTCTGCGTAACAGTTCTTTCGTGGTAGAGGACACCGGAGTACCCGGAAAAACATACATCCGGCTTTGTTTGGATTCTTCAGATTTCTAGACATTTTCCAAAcagtaaatgaaaatttatttgtaaagatCACATCCATACTTGAAAAGTCAGATTTCAATGATCAGAATAAAGGCGTCAATTTAAAGAGACTCGTTCACAGATTGCATGTTAGTTTTTTTTCCATCAAATTGAGTTATGTAACAAACGTATATggaaaacaacacaaaacagaaaatatagtTTCTAATTTGAGTTTGGTAAATCCACGGCTAAATTTTCAATATCGTTACTTACACTGTCCGGCTGAATAGCAAATGTtagttctttttttaattattgatagcACAAGAGCtataaattaaacttttgagtatatgttatcattgaaaaagcattttgttcacGGGAAATTATTGTTTACGTTATTTGACACTAAAAACGTGAATGAGTCTCTGTGAGTGAGGCAGAGAACGAACTGATGAGTTCAGACGACAGGAATTGTTAATATGTCCTCCATCACACGTACCCTTAGGTGATCAATGCTGTATTCCAAAAGCATCTGCGCGTTGCTAATATTCATCACAGTACCCACAAAGGTGAACGTCGCATGCCGATGAAGCCAGTCCTAATAGaaagataaaaaatgacaaGATGTGAAAACAATAGTGTAAATGGTATATTTGGATATGTGTTTAAGCCCTGTATAAGCCTTGCTCTGATAGGGAAATAGTCAAATAACATGTTTGGctgaataacttttttaaagaCACCAAGGGTATAAAAACGTCTCGTAAACAGAATGTTCTACCTGCCGCGACTCATCCCCTTTCTTAGCCCCATCGATTTTCACTCGCAATATGCCCGATTTGTCGACAATGTCTTGAATGTTCTTGCCCTTCATTCCGATCACCCTGGCTACATTAAAATAAGGAATGATAAATTCTCGAGGCCATCTTTGAATATGTTTTCCAAAATGTGCTATCACATTAAGTGCCTGTTCTACATTGCTACTTTTATGCGACTGTCATGTTTCGGAAAAAAGATAATTACAAAACAACttgattttagttttattttacattcgAAAAGATCTGAAACCGACTTGTTGAAATTCACATTGTAAATCATCTGGTTCTCAGCTAACAATAACAATCTTCCCCTGATATTCTGTGTCTATTTGGAGAATATTCCTTTTTAATGGAACACAGACAGCACATAAACGtaacacattttgtaaataaattaaaatatatgctgTCGtttccataattatttaaaaaacatcaattaagTACAAAAGTGAATAAGTGGATAAGTGTTTGATATCAAtctttaaatcttatttgaaatcCCAGCAATTATCGGCCAAACGTAACTCCATTGCATTACCAAGCAAGCTTAAGAAAACCTCTGATAGTCTGACGGAAAGGTCCTCAGAAGAGGTACCGCTGATCCTCTGATCTTGTCTTTCACAACATTAGGCTATCACGATACCGCAACTTTATTTCTCAACTAATCATAATTCAAAAACCACATTATACAGATCAATGTCATATTATTGTTCTAACACTGACCCACAAGATCCATTGGGACCTGGTAAGTTTCCTCTGCATACTCTAACATTTCTCGCGCCCGCTTACATACTTCCTCCGTCTGTAATGTAATAGAGCACAGCAATAACCAACTTGTAAGCCAAGCCTgtgaaagttgtcaaaatgatttCCTGATTTGACAGTGAACTTGCGAGTAGTTTCAAGATTTCTACATGCACAAAAAATACATACTACAAAGCCAATAAGGGCAACCATTTAAAATAGCTTTGCATCTTAACCAAAAAAACTAAAGCACGGCAAGATGATGCCATCGTAAGTTTTCATTCAGTCAATCGAGGGAAGTTAGTCTAAAAACAAGTATCAATGCTACAAATGCGGATTACCATAATAATCACATGTAATACAtaattttgtgttaatatctgTACTAAAGTTCATGACAAATGtattgtcattgtcaacatATGTACTAATTTCTAAAATCAGAACGTTATTTTTCAGTTATGGACTTTGATTCTGCACTATAACACGAATACTATGGCATGCCTTAAatgatttgttgttgttgttttaaattcaggCAGCCCTAAAATACACTAACCTTCCCGTAGACTTTGAACGTACATGTCTTCTTATTGATATCGATATAAGTCACCCCCTTTACTTGTTCTGCCTGCTTAATGTTCGCTCCTTGTTTCCCTATCGCGAGGCCCATCAGGGTGTACTTTACACGAAACTCTTCCACATGACCGCTTTTTATCTTTCTTTTCTGTGGGGAACATATACCAACATTCAACACAATATTGATATATGAAAATGTAATCGAGTTAAAAAGTAACTATTTTGAAAAGTTGCttttacattgtattgtaatattattaataaaatcgCTGAAAAACGTTTAGAAATGCTTTTATCTTCCAAGTgagtttttaaatcaatatataaatggtTCATAATATTAATCGGTTTTGATCTGCTTTTACAAATAAAGTACAtcttatataaatgcaatagACAATCTGACTTAAagcaatgtttacaatattatactctttatgatcaattatGTGACctatatattatactatacTAGACTATATATCCTATATTCTTAATTTATTGCCGTATTTTACATCTTTCATAAATATCATGTATAGAAAatcaaaaagttgtcaaaactagaattttaataaaataaatacaatccTTCAACTTCCatgaagttaaatttaaattcgtTGCTACAAGATTatgcaataactttatttaaaaccGTTTGACTTTATCATCCAAAATGGACTTATCAGCAGTATAGTAccaagagttccagcaaatatGCTGCTCTAGCCGTCGATCGCAATAACCATAAATGTAAGGCTTTTTAGAACTTTGCTTTATATAgatttgatatatttgcttatttataTTATTCCTTATCTAGTACTGAAGTAGCATTTGGGTGTTTTAGTTTGATTAACAGGAAGTGGTTTAAACTGAATCCATATGCTTATAGAAAACAAATGCTTATAGAACATAAGagttattttgtttgctttgatCAGTATATATGTAATGTAGTCTAAATTCATATGTAACATAAGAAAGTTCTTTTCAAATTGGTCTTATGTTACCGATGGTATAATTTTCCAATTTGCATAATCTCTATAAGTCAGATAAGTCGCCTATTATAATGGCATTGCTTTCGAATACTATTCAAAATCTGGCATCTCTAAACCGCCTTCAAGATTTTTCCCGATGAGAGATTTACGCTTAATGTGATATTATTTGGCCACTCCAAAGAAATTCAAAAACCAGCAAATTTATAGTCTTCTTTAATTGGATTAggtgttaatatattttgagcAAGGTATACAAGTTTTGGAAAAAGTAGagattttataaatgttattttcgaCAAAGACAGTCGTATTTCGTTCActtcaattatttatcaatcgtttataatgatatattttttatttcaatatttatgcaaaaagctgctgaaacaagctcagtagcaaaatgtttaaacataaacccggtttaatggcactgggtaaacgccaaagacatagaacataaaatcacaaacaagaaacatagaagaacagcacaaaactccacaaacagcacagtgcatacaaactatatttataaaaaataatttgtgagTCGTTATTCACTCTCTGAAAGCGACAAATTGCTCTGCTTTTGGTTAATTTGTAGTATTCTCCGCTACCAAAGACATCTCTTATGTTACTGTGTAtgcttatatattaaaataataaagctgcactctcacagatttaccgtatttacaacttttttaatttttgtcttggaataagcgattttttgcgtaaatatttgcaaaccaatgatgaaagactgctgacaaaaaatcagatcgtagattttcatatttccgttcgaaaattaatgttttatggctaaaaccgttactaacggtttaaaaaatatgcataaaacatcaatatttgaacttaaatataaaaatctgcggtctgattttttgtcagcagttttatataactgatttctatggattttcgcaaaaatttgcttgttccaaaacaaaaaataaaaaagttgtcaaaacgttaaatctgtgagagtacagctttaaaaatGGTTACATTTACACACGACACATTCCGAAGAATGTTAAACGGACATTCGTTTTACACTCACCAAATAGAtttgttcatgtatttgtttattcacaTACCTTGTGTTTATCTGAAGCTGCGATCCCGCCGACGTGTGTTACAGTGCTACCGTCATCGCTGCCATCAACTTCCTCCTCGATGCTGCAAACGTCTTTCAAAATGTCGAACAAGCTGTTTAGAGCTTCATTGTTATCTTTGaggcaaaacattttaaaagtctTCTTGTGTTCAAGTTCTTTCATCTGCAATTTGGCCTCCGACACTGTCTTATTAAATGCTTTGCTCCTTAGATACAGCTGGCCAGTAGAAGAACTGTTTACAAACTTTGTATTTTGTTCCTCCTCTTCATCAGCCAAAACTAAGTTTCTCTCGCAAACGGATGCAATGCAGGAAAATGCTTCGATGTTTTCGTCTTGAAATGtgcatatttcttttctttcatttctaGTTATATCTTCTATGGAACGTTTCAGTCTAGTTTCCAAACTATCAAGATCTGAATAGCATGCTTCAGCTTGCAGTTGACTTGTTTCTTGTTTACGTTTGCTTTCTTCCTTCAAACACATACAAGCATCCCTAAGCTCAGTTAAAGTTTCGTGCATATGATTTATTATGTCGCAATGCATCGTTCCCGCCTCCTTTAGTAAGTCAACAACTTGTTCTCCACATGAAAGATGTCCCGATTGTAtacattgaacacaaatcaCACAATCGTGAACTTTACAAAGAAAACTAGATTTCTCAGTCGGATGTTCTTTGCAACAGTCTTCAGTGAAGTCTCGCATAATTTTCTTCACCTTTTCAATATCTTCTTCATACATATTGACGGTGTGGTTTTGAAATGCCTTTCTTCTTTTATGAAATCCCATACACGCTTCTCCAATGTGCCCACATGTCTTGCAATATCCAACTGGAGTTTCCTCAAAGCACATTTCACACTGATCTTGTGCTGTCgccattttaaaagtttatatttgtgcacttaaactgttatcatcaaacataaaattgtcGATTAAATCAAATGGTGTAAAGCACAAATCTTCTATAACAACTGTGGTGttgaaagacaaacaaataTCAGATTACAGTAACTtcattgttaaacaataaaataaataaagagtGACCAAACAGGCGTGGAAAGgaaattttattattcaaattgtcgaaaaacaatttattttaacgCATTCAACCAACATACCTCGCTAGAATTCCATAAAGGAAGTAAATGTACGCGAACAAAAGCAAACACGACTAATCAATACTAGATACGATTACTGCAAAGAATATTTGCTAAAGGGTTGATAACAGTGATAACAGTGATAACAGTGATGACAGTGATCGAGATGGGTGTGTGTTTATACGCGATACTTTGTACAGGTGGTACAGGTCTTATCTTAACAATTCATT from Mya arenaria isolate MELC-2E11 chromosome 7, ASM2691426v1 carries:
- the LOC128239913 gene encoding uncharacterized protein LOC128239913: MATAQDQCEMCFEETPVGYCKTCGHIGEACMGFHKRRKAFQNHTVNMYEEDIEKVKKIMRDFTEDCCKEHPTEKSSFLCKVHDCVICVQCIQSGHLSCGEQVVDLLKEAGTMHCDIINHMHETLTELRDACMCLKEESKRKQETSQLQAEACYSDLDSLETRLKRSIEDITRNERKEICTFQDENIEAFSCIASVCERNLVLADEEEEQNTKFVNSSSTGQLYLRSKAFNKTVSEAKLQMKELEHKKTFKMFCLKDNNEALNSLFDILKDVCSIEEEVDGSDDGSTVTHVGGIAASDKHKKRKIKSGHVEEFRVKYTLMGLAIGKQGANIKQAEQVKGVTYIDINKKTCTFKVYGKTEEVCKRAREMLEYAEETYQVPMDLVARVIGMKGKNIQDIVDKSGILRVKIDGAKKGDESRQDWLHRHATFTFVGTVMNISNAQMLLEYSIDHLREDERLRKETLAIDKRLRSHSRITPSHGNVGGKVSTKNLEPEKTTVGE